In Tribolium castaneum strain GA2 chromosome 4, icTriCast1.1, whole genome shotgun sequence, one DNA window encodes the following:
- the LOC103312160 gene encoding uncharacterized protein LOC103312160 gives MKYHVVTILILVISDGRGYPQGEAQISDVSVQNPSWHQAEDDSDMYLEPQESRVEDTGEREASQQTFYPSFSPFQNPPLGHSRPFFFQQEGAYSQRPHAGFQHQQLSYDSPRFSGYKDTGYRTAANAEARGLLGSGNFGVIRGGTFYDKDSDSGHYERDYSPFFKNGHGRPSYHGAPNPRPQQHQQFENFRDFADINTPNSAYSQYVVVYVNKNATKHHKDVTKPKNIIESLALLDSEVTTTEIPMKKLSKSKAKLAKLLPEKKHKLKKSPKESKASRELHEPLLALS, from the coding sequence TTTCAGATGTGTCGGTGCAAAACCCGAGCTGGCACCAGGCCGAAGACGACAGTGACATGTACCTGGAACCCCAAGAATCCCGTGTAGAGGACACCGGCGAGCGTGAAGCCAGCCAACAGACCTTCTACCCATCATTCTCGCCGTTCCAGAATCCACCTCTGGGCCACTCTCGGCCCTTTTTCTTCCAGCAGGAAGGAGCCTACAGCCAGCGACCCCATGCCGGCTTCCAACACCAGCAGCTTTCCTACGACTCGCCCAGATTCAGCGGATATAAGGACACAGGCTATCGGACAGCGGCCAACGCTGAAGCGCGAGGTCTCCTAGGATCAGGAAACTTCGGCGTAATCCGCGGCGGCACTTTTTATGACAAAGACTCCGACTCTGGTCATTACGAAAGAGATTACAGTCCGTTCTTTAAGAACGGTCACGGGAGACCCTCGTACCATGGAGCGCCCAACCCCAGGCCCCAGCAGCACCAGCAGTTCGAGAACTTCAGAGATTTTGCCGACATTAACACACCCAATTCGGCGTACTCGCAGTACGTTGTCGTTTATGTGAATAAAAACGCCACCAAGCATCATAAGGATGTCACGAAGCCGAAGAACATTATCGAGAGTTTGGCCCTTTTAGACTCTGAAGTTACAACAACAGAAATACCGATGAAAAAATTGTCCAAGTCGAAGGCCAAACTTGCGAAATTGTTGCCTGAGAAGAAGCACAAGCTCAAGAAAAGTCCCAAGGAGTCGAAAGCTTCGCGAGAGTTGCATGAACCGCTGCTCGCGCTCAGTTAA